The Saccharomonospora glauca K62 genome has a segment encoding these proteins:
- a CDS encoding PH domain-containing protein has product MFEVAYPDSLLSEGERVVAHKHPHFKMLIFPVIVLLVTLVAGGWLGWRAQDFESPWDTVATIAVAAVGGILVIWLFLVPFVRWRTTHFVVTTDRVIVREGVIKRTGIDIPMQRINSVRFEHGLVDRIFGCGTLVIESASDEPLTFDDIPQVEKMHTYIYRQVNDNPYDDYDAPRAGGHESGVEWRERYGRA; this is encoded by the coding sequence GTGTTCGAGGTGGCCTATCCCGACAGTCTGCTCAGCGAGGGTGAGCGGGTCGTCGCGCACAAGCATCCGCACTTCAAGATGCTCATCTTCCCCGTGATCGTCCTGCTGGTGACCCTGGTGGCGGGGGGCTGGCTCGGGTGGCGGGCCCAGGATTTCGAGTCGCCGTGGGACACGGTCGCCACCATCGCCGTCGCCGCCGTCGGCGGCATCCTGGTGATCTGGTTGTTCCTCGTGCCGTTCGTCCGGTGGCGCACCACGCACTTCGTCGTCACCACGGACCGGGTCATCGTCCGCGAAGGCGTGATCAAGCGCACCGGCATCGACATCCCCATGCAGCGCATCAACAGCGTGCGGTTCGAGCACGGGCTCGTGGACCGCATCTTCGGCTGCGGCACGCTCGTCATCGAGTCGGCGTCGGACGAACCGCTGACGTTCGACGACATCCCGCAGGTCGAGAAGATGCACACCTACATCTACCGCCAGGTCAACGACAATCCCTACGACGACTACGACGCCCCGCGTGCGGGCGGTCACGAATCCGGTGTCGAATGGCGGGAGCGCTAT